ATCGAAGTCTTCACGTGTCAAGGAGCCAGAGTCCTGCGGCTTGCCCGACGACCGTGTCTGCTGTTTTTGCGCCATTTTTATTGACCACTGTTACGCTCGGGGATGCAGTCTACCCAGTGCTCACTATTTGGAATTGGGATTACAACCATTCTGGATACAGACGAATCGATCAGGTATTAGAGTCGAGGCCATTCTACCTTAATTCCAATCCTCGTCGTCCGCACAGAGTTCAAGAATTGTTGCTGCTATATCGATACACCGATATCTCACATATCGATAATAGGAGGCCTTGGATTCATCTACGTTTTCGCATCTCTACCAGATGTTTGACTGAACTTAGTAAATTTTCGTCCGGTTAGCTGCTCTGCCGATGTATTGAAATCTCAATTAGTGAGAATGACTACGCTGAGACCCTTCACTTGTGACGATCTTTTCAAATTCAACAATGTGTAAGCTGCGTGTGCAAAGAGGAGCGAGGAGGGCAAAGACTTAACCAACTGTATTCACGTGTTTATTTAGGAATTTTGACCCACTTACGGAAACCTACGGACTCTCCTTCTATACTCAGTACCTGGCGAAGTGGCCGGAGTACTTTCAGCTGGCCGAATCCCCTAGTGGTCAAATAATGGGCTACAGTAATTCACCCACCACGGAATATTCTACAAAAACATTCCTATATAATTTGCCTATCCATTGCAGTTATGGGCAAAGTAGAGGGACACCTGGACAACTGGCACGGACATGTGACGGCTCTAACTGTGTCGCCCGACTACAGACGGCTCGGTTTAGCTGCCCTACTGATGAACTTCTTGGAAGACATATCGGAGAAGTAGTTACTGGGCCTTGGTCCCGCAGCAGGGAAAAGAGATCAAATCATTTAACTGCATTGTCTCCCTAGGAAGCGGGCGTACTTTGTGGATCTGTTTGTGCGCAAGAGCAACCAGGTGGCCATTAACATGTACAAGAACCTAGGCTACATCATCTACCGCACCATACTCGAATACTACTCGGGCGATCAGGACGAGGATGCGTATGGTAACCGATTTGTGTACACTGTACTGAGGACTCGCTAATTTATTTGCCTCCCCCACCGCAGATATGAGAAAGGCCCTATCGAGGGATGTCAACAAGAAATCGGTGATACCGTACACGCAACCTGTACGATTGGAAGATATAGATATGAATTGATATGAACCCACTAGTGCCCGCATTCGCATTTATGTCTAACTGGTCGAGATTCATAATTTCAAAAGGGCACGCGTACATTAAAACGCTATCCGTTGATTAGTATTTAGATACAATTCgtaaataatctaaaactgttAGCTTTTTCCGGTGGTAACAAGAAAATCTATCCCATTGACTGCCTGCCTATGCCTATGTACAATGAGatccaccaaaaaaaaaaaacccaaattACTCTTCATTAATACCTCTAGTCTATCTAAGGCCTTGACGTTTCTATaattttattgaatttgaAATTATTTAAAGATTTCTTAAGCCGCATCGGTAAATAACCATGTTTGAATAGAATGTTCAACACGTCTGAAGGTAAATAACGTAAGCAACTAGTTCAGTTCAAATCTGTAAATCACAACAAGTATCTAACACGGCCGGCGTATCCTTATGTGGAGCGTATGTATGATTTTCTCTAATTTTCTCATACCTTTCTTCCAGATCACAATGCGCGAGCTGCGCCACCAAACCAATCACTAGCTCTAGCAGCAATACACCTTAGTTCACTCATTCAAATACATAAACGTATCGTATATTTGTAGAAAACAAATTCCCATTACGGTGTTTTTCGACGATTTCTGAATTGTGAAAGACTATGTTTTGCCCAAAATTGTAACacataagtacatatgtatttagtttttaaaaattaaacaTGTTCAACAGCAGTGCAGCAGTGTTTCGGGTGTTTCCGGTGTTCCTTCGGCTTTGGATGCCTTTTTTTCAATACCTATTTTcttgatttattttatatttttatttggtTAACTGTTATCAAGTACAAGAGAAATTCCATattaattttttaaataacaaaaaataataaattaatatGGGTATATAAGCCATATAAAATTTGAATGAAAACACGTTTCCAAGGAACAAGTTTCAAGGAAAATTAAGAGAGTTTAATAATTAATGGAGTTGCAGCCTACGGGGTATTAAACCTTGTCTCATTCTGCAACGATCGCTTGTTTTAAGTCCTTCAAGGTATCGTACTGCCTTGTACAGGCCGAAACTTTAGCTGCCCGGATGCCTCACAGATCCGGACTCATTGCCGGCCACCTCATCAACGGTATATTCTGGCCCATTGCAGCCCGAGAAAACATGAATTGGCGTTTTATCCTGGTAAAATGTCCTTCTCGCTAATATATCCGTGTTCTCTTTAAGGATGTTATTTTATAAAAATGTTGAAGCTTAGCTAATTTATCTAATTAACTGATAATTTCATTAACTTTGATATGAAAAAAAATGCACAACATTTATCAGAACTTTCGCTAAAATCTGTTTTGGAATTGATCGCCACAAAACCACTTTTTGTCCACTAATCAATAGCTACTTTTTAATAGAAAACTAGTAATATTTTGCAATAGGTACGATTGTCCCATGCAAGAATCGCTCATATGGCATACGCTGTATGCTCGACAGCGCCgtcaaaaaaaaccaatacaAACAGGCAGACCTCAAATTTATGAGAATCGTGTGCCCACATACAGTTAAATCTCATCCTCAGAGAGCgtctggctctctctctggcttttCAAGAGAGCCTGGATCCAGCTCTAGAGCCAGGCAGAACAAATCGGCGTTACTCATCTTACTTATTGTCTTTGGCTCAACAAAAACCGATTGGGAATGCATGTACATAGATATTCTATTACTACTACTACTGCTACATATATCTAAGGCGTTTTTTTATGGACATACTGTTGTACTTTATTTATTCAAGCACATTCATGAAGATGCTGGCGTTTGGCATTGAAGAATTGTCTTCATGACAACCATAGTTTAATCAATATTTAATGTTGCACtaagtatgtacatatgtatggatGTTGCTGGCGATGGAGTGAATAATCATGAATCAGTGTGCGGAAAATGGCAAAGAAGGGCGGAGTCCAACAGCTTCAGGCGGACATCAGTACGGACGAGGAGTTTGAGAAATTCCTGCAGCGATCCGGGTTGCTCGGTAAGCCTTGGACTGGGACTTATGTATGATTTATGatgcctgtgcaatcgattcTCTGCAGTGCTCGACATATACTCGGAATGGTGTGGACCCTGTCTGGGAATGGTGGGCAGTCTGCGGAAGATCAAGCTGGAGCTCGGAGGCGACAACTTACAGCTGGCCATCGTAAGACCTTGCCTGCTTGCCCACACTTGACAAGAACGGATATTCTCATTCTCTCGTTTGCTTGACCAATAGTGCAAAGCTGGTTCCATCTCCTATCTGGAGAGGTTTAACAAGAAGAGTGAGCCGACCTGGATGTTTGTAACGGTGAGTGAATCTGTCGGCGAGAAGTCTAGTTCTGGCATCTGGTATCTGGTACTTTATAGAGCGGAAAGGCCATCAATATCATGTTCGGCACAGACGTGCCCAAGCTGGTGGCCATTATCACCAAGATGCTGCAGTCAACCATTGCCAAGGAGGCCCATCACTGCTACGAGATCACCGAACTACAGCCCATCGAACTGGAGCAGCAGGAGGTGAAGAACAAGGCGCTGCGGCTGGCCGAGGACATTGAGCTGCAAGAGTGCAAGAGGAAGCGATTAGAGTACCTGAAGTCTGTCACTGATTGCATAATGCAGAACCTTCCCGATATTGGGATAACTGTCTTTGGGCCACAAGTCAACCGGGAAATGTTCAAGAAGCTCTCGGAGCCGGCCGATCCTCTGAAGATCCAGTGCAAGGATCGCAAAGTCTTTGCCATAACGCCCAATGACTTCACCACCGTGAACTTTGCAGCTGAGAATCCACTGGCGAGCGACGTCATCGAGCAGTTGTACGACAAGGAGCTGCTGATGTGCTTCTGGAAGGTGGAGGAGGCTCTTGGCAGTCCGCCCAACGTGCTGCGCCAGTATGCCCATGAGCTGACCAAGGAGACTATAAAGCCCCCGGATGAGTTCAACGAGGAGGAGATCACAGTACCACCCATAATAGTGCCGCTCGAGGTTAATGTTGAAATCCAAAGAGAAGGTAAGTGCTGAGGTGCTGGTGTTGTGCCCTCAACTAATGTGGGACCTTCAACAGTGTCCGAGAAAGAGGCAGAAATAGTAGGTGTCGAACAGCGCAATGAAGAGAATATGGAAGAAGACGAAGGCGAATGCGAGATTGACAACAAAGCAGTAGAGGCTCAGGACGAAGTGAAATTGGAGGATGCTAAAACTTATAAGACCATCCGCATTCCTCCGATTTGGGTGCCCAGTGACCAGCGCACACATGCAGCTCTAATTTACACATATTTCCGGGGACAAACATCCACTTTTCTACCGCCCGATCCTGTCCCGGAGCCACCGCACATTATAATGACATTCGACGCCTACAAGAAGAAAGATTTGGACAATATTCTTGAGTCCTGCAGAGAAGACATTCCGCTTTATGGCTTCTTCACCAGCGACAATCCTCAGACAGCGGTGTTCATAGCCAATTCGGTCGAGAAATACAATGCAAAACCCTACGTACCGTaagtaaatacatacatatctcgGTAACTGCCGCAATTAACTTAAACCGTCGATTTTTGTACACGCACGAAGCACCGATAAGATCGTCCTGAAGGTAAACAAAGTCAATACCCCAACTCTGCCGATGTTAATGGCTTACGGTCCGAGCTATGTAAGCACCAACTCGGTCGTTGGCCACAAGGAGGCATGTCAGTTTTTCCCGGACAATTACAAATCAGCATTGCAGGAGGAGGCTGAACTACACGCAGTAAAAGCTGAAAAGCCAAAGAAACGCAAAAAGGTATCaaatttgttgtttttctgtGCCATAAATGATACTAGAACAATTTCACATACATGtaaagaacaaaaagggagatggTGCAGCGGACAACGAAAAGGAAGACGTTGGTCCCTCAGAAGCCCAACACGAATCAGATGAAGCGGCAAAGACCACGCCAGAAGAAGGGGCCTCCACGACAAGTAGTGGGGAGGACAGCTGTGAGAGTCGCCCACCCACTGCTGATGGCACCAATTCCTCTGCAGACCGCGGCTCAGGTGACATATTAAAATGAGGAAAATATGTATCATTCAACTGAATGTTCCTCAGTTTATAATTGTATTAATTATTATCAAAGAAGTAATATTTAATAAACTGTTAACTGTCCACTTAGTGCATACGATTATTATTATACGATTTATGATTCTCATCTCT
The Drosophila miranda strain MSH22 chromosome XL, D.miranda_PacBio2.1, whole genome shotgun sequence genome window above contains:
- the LOC108152671 gene encoding N-alpha-acetyltransferase 20, encoding MTTLRPFTCDDLFKFNNVNFDPLTETYGLSFYTQYLAKWPEYFQLAESPSGQIMGYIMGKVEGHLDNWHGHVTALTVSPDYRRLGLAALLMNFLEDISEKKRAYFVDLFVRKSNQVAINMYKNLGYIIYRTILEYYSGDQDEDAYDMRKALSRDVNKKSVIPYTQPITMRELRHQTNH